One Paraburkholderia phytofirmans OLGA172 genomic window carries:
- a CDS encoding SET domain-containing protein: protein MRRVIVRRSAVHGKGVFAIRPLAAGERVLQYKGEITSWRNAVRRHQREGIAGHTFLFGLSDGRVIDGSRGGNSARWLNHACAPNCETIEDEGRIFIYTLRPIGAGEELFIEYLLATDDPLDEDVRAQYACRCAAADCRHSMLANAA, encoded by the coding sequence ATGCGGCGCGTGATTGTCCGGCGGTCTGCAGTTCACGGCAAAGGCGTGTTCGCCATTCGTCCGCTCGCGGCGGGTGAGCGCGTGCTCCAGTACAAGGGTGAAATAACGTCGTGGCGCAATGCGGTGCGGCGTCACCAGCGCGAAGGCATCGCAGGTCATACGTTTCTCTTCGGGCTGTCGGATGGGCGCGTGATCGACGGCAGCCGTGGCGGCAACAGCGCGCGCTGGCTCAATCACGCCTGTGCGCCTAACTGCGAGACCATCGAGGATGAGGGGCGGATTTTCATTTACACGCTTCGGCCGATCGGGGCCGGTGAAGAACTGTTTATTGAATATCTGCTGGCTACCGACGATCCTCTGGATGAAGACGTTCGGGCGCAGTACGCGTGTCGATGCGCCGCGGCGGACTGTCGTCACTCAATGCTGGCTAACGCAGCGTGA
- a CDS encoding DUF2442 domain-containing protein translates to MTPLATDLLFDDTSFTVVLGDGRRLKIPLWCFPRLAAATCEQRNAFRISASGAGLHWDALDEDISVAGLLRGQMDATVR, encoded by the coding sequence ATGACACCGCTCGCGACAGACCTGCTGTTTGACGACACCAGCTTCACCGTCGTACTGGGCGACGGTCGCAGGCTCAAGATCCCATTATGGTGTTTCCCGCGACTGGCAGCAGCGACATGTGAACAACGGAACGCATTCCGCATTTCTGCCTCCGGCGCGGGTCTGCATTGGGACGCCCTCGACGAAGACATCAGTGTCGCCGGATTACTTCGCGGCCAGATGGATGCGACTGTCCGGTAA
- a CDS encoding response regulator transcription factor — protein MANLNQIVAVVDDDESVCRAIKRLLRSIGIKAETFSSGEEFLGTLSSTASYRPACVILDFQMPGINGLELQRRLAPTDLPVIFITAHDDPAVREKALASGAAGYLRKPFNDAILLKAVEIALGATPIPVSTVVGNRV, from the coding sequence ATGGCCAATCTCAACCAAATCGTCGCTGTGGTCGACGATGACGAATCAGTTTGCCGCGCCATCAAGCGTTTGCTGCGTTCCATTGGGATAAAGGCAGAGACGTTTTCGAGTGGTGAGGAATTTCTAGGCACGCTTTCGTCGACAGCTTCGTATCGACCCGCGTGCGTGATCCTGGACTTTCAGATGCCGGGAATCAACGGGCTGGAGCTACAGCGTCGCCTTGCCCCGACTGACTTGCCCGTCATCTTCATCACCGCGCACGACGATCCCGCCGTTCGCGAGAAGGCTCTTGCGTCAGGCGCTGCAGGCTATCTGCGAAAACCATTCAACGACGCCATATTGCTCAAGGCCGTGGAAATAGCGCTGGGCGCTACGCCGATTCCCGTCTCGACGGTCGTAGGAAATCGTGTATAA
- a CDS encoding HU family DNA-binding protein gives MCKVHHTADRTGKPDRLKIASLHRLVYPARPAQRRCVPIARKYADRVGWQHSQPQRGKAMNKQELVDAVAAKTSSSKAAAGEAIDAFIGTVTAAVTKGDTVQLIGFGSFSTGARAARVGRNPSTGAEIQIPAAKTVKFTAGKAFKDAVNGA, from the coding sequence ATGTGCAAGGTTCATCACACAGCAGACAGGACCGGAAAGCCTGATCGGCTGAAGATTGCGAGTCTGCATCGGCTGGTTTATCCCGCGAGACCGGCACAGCGCCGTTGCGTGCCGATTGCGCGGAAGTACGCCGATCGGGTAGGGTGGCAACACTCACAACCACAGCGAGGAAAAGCAATGAACAAGCAGGAACTGGTGGATGCGGTCGCCGCGAAGACCAGCTCAAGCAAGGCGGCCGCCGGCGAGGCGATCGATGCATTTATCGGCACGGTCACCGCAGCCGTCACGAAAGGTGACACCGTGCAGCTGATCGGCTTTGGATCGTTTTCGACGGGCGCACGCGCCGCGCGGGTCGGCCGCAACCCGTCGACCGGCGCCGAAATTCAGATCCCGGCCGCGAAGACCGTCAAGTTCACGGCGGGCAAGGCGTTCAAGGATGCAGTGAACGGCGCCTGA